tggaggaagagtaaaggctaatataaaaagagaagtaagcaatccaagaaaaggggctgggaaaaaaggccaagaaccagagcctcctaggccatgccgaggagaaagacttctcgaGCAAACATGGTTCACCTCTGTATGAGTACTATGACTAACCACTATCTGGtgaacaaggcctagcctttcaagtccacgctctacaaattatattgtttgggcccttaacgtacgaacccaataccatttttggggtcgttacaaattgagtccttataGTAATATAGAacctataaatagtaaataatttaAGCAAAAAGTCAGCTTATAATCAATTTTCAATGCACATTGTTCTAGTTATATCATCTATATGCTTGTTTGGTTCAACtttttgagccaaaaatcaCATTGCTTTTTccaattgttttatttttatttttttatgtttggaaagcatttgaaaatttgaaattggtTCATCGGAAAAATCTaggattataaatttttttacaactttttgtTACAACTGTGACGTGATAGAGTATGATtagtgaaaaaaatagtaagttcATATATAAATGATGATTAATCACCCActacttgtcccatcaaaattgtgataataaaataaaattataacacATGTTAGGAGACAGTGTAACACATTAGCCCACCTTCTAACTAAACACGCTTTGGGTGTTAGTAATTTTATCACTTGGATGGAGGAAAATCCTAGTTTTCTTGagcaagttctttttttttttcttttttttttttatgaacagactaaaacttttattcaataaaatcaaatacaagAAACATCATGGATGAGGACTTGTTCTAAGAAACAAAGACTTTCCTCCATCCAAGCACAATAATCAATGAGCAAGTTCTTGATCATGATGTAAGGAGTTTTTGaagttattaataaaagtttcaatacctcttatcaaaaaaataaaataaaataaaattgtaaaataatttatgatctTACGAATAACCATGGTTCATTTTGGAATTCCATAATTCAGAATTTCAGACGCATAGCGTTTGCGTCGGTATCGCATTATTCCGTATGGCTCtaattattttaccatttttaaaaatttatcttaaaaaaaaaaaaaaaaaaaacactctatGAGTGGTTGATGAGTTGACGTGAGAACATACCCACGCGCGGATAAGGTCACGtgaaataatgaaatataataGTAGGCGATTTCCACGCCTCCTCCTAGTCCTCGGGCAGGCTGGCGAGTGCCACAAATTTATCGCcgtcttttttcatttcctcgGTTCCATTCCTTCCTCCAAATCGCCGATCTCAAAAATTTCCCAGATTCCGACAACtccaactttttctctctccactgTCAGCTCCcgacaacaacagcaacaacaaatTCTTCCTCAGGTCCCTCTAAATCTAggtaaactctctctctctctctctctctctaataattTCAACCACAAATTATAGttgaactttcttttttctttaatttgacGAACTTTTTATGTTTGAGCTTGTTAATTGTAACACTATCTTATTTCTGATTTGTTTCCTATTAATGGGTGGTTTGTTAAGCTGTTGATGATTTATATACTTGGCTACGAATGTATTAATGCTTACATGTAATTGCAAGTGACAGTTTAACTTAAAACTGTACACTAGTATGTCAATCAAGTACTCAACATGtggattctcaaaataaataaataaaaagttgaaaaaaattgtagtcaCGTAGAATTGAGAGTTGTAGCCAGCCTTCTACTCACCTAAATGGCACTTCCTAGAGTTTTCAACAGAACCATATattgtaactaaaaaaaaaaaaggaattgaaaGTTGTATTGAGAATATATAGAGGAACTTATCAGGGAATTAAAAAAAGGAttattaataaagaaagaagactATGTCAAGAGGAACCCAATTTAAGGGGGTGGAACCTCTTGCTAGTTGCTAGCTAAGACCATATAGTATGGTAAGTTGGCAGGGAATTAAAATATATGAGTACAAGATAATGTACCTATTGTGATGGGATAATCCAGCATTTGCTATAATTAATggagtttattttcttttccttgatcGTATTTCCATATTTATGTTATGGCTCTTTGTTACAATTATAGAAGTTTGTGAGtttcttaattattataattgaaattCTCTTCTTCAAACATATGTTTCTGTGTGTTAGTCTTTGTGCTTTGTGTGCGTTCATGGGCTAAATAGAGAATCTTACTGAGTTTCTTACTTTCAAAGAAAATGGTTCGGGGAAGAGATGCCTGTTGGGAACATTGCATGCTTATTGATGCAACCAGACAGAAGGTTAGGTGTAATTATTGTCAGCGGGAGTTCAGTGGGGGCGTATACAGGATGAAGTTTCACTTAGCTCAAATAAAGAACAAAGATATAGTCCCCTGTACTGAAGTACCAGCTGATGTGCGGGACCATATCCAAAGTATATTAAGCACTCCCAAGAAACATAAGACTTCCAAGAAAAGAAAGGTGGATCAGGCAGCGGCAGCCAATGGTCAACAAAATAGCTCTTCTGGTAGTGGCGGCTTCCATCCTAACCATGGATCTAGTGGACAGAATGGAAGCACCTGCCCATCTTTGTTATTTCCACCCCCTTCACCGAGTGGACAGCCTGCAGTAGATGATGCTCAAAAGCAAAAACAGGATGTTGCCGACAAAAGAATTGCTGTTTTTTTCTTCCACAATTCTATTCCTCTCAGTGCTGCTAAATCCATGTATTATCAGGAAATGGTAAATGCTATAGCAGAGTGTGGGGTTGGCTACAATGCCCCAAGTTATGAAAAATTGAGATCTACTCTTTTGGAGAAAGTGAAAGGTGATATACATGACTGTTACAAGAAATATAGAGATGAGTGGAAAGAAACAGGCTGTACAATCTTGTGTGATAGCTGGTCTGATGGTAGAACTAAATcaattatagtattttcagttacATGCCCCAAGGGGACACTTTTTTTGAAGTCAGTTGATGTATCAGGTCATGAAGGTGATGGTTCTTACTTGTTCGAGTTACTAGAGTGTGTTCTTCTGGAAGTTGGTGTGGAAAATGTTGTTCAAGTTATAACAAATACCCCAGACAGTTATTTTAATGCAGGAAGACGTCTTATGGGCAAATACAGTTCATTGTTTTGGTCTCCCTGTGCTTCTTACTGTATAGATAAGATGTTGGAAGACATTGCTAAACAAGAGAGGGTGGCTACAGTCTTGGAGGAGGCAAAGAGCATCACAAGGTACATATATAGTAATGCATGGGCATTGAGTATGATGAGAAAATTCACTGGTGGAAGGGAGTTGTTTAGGCCAAGAATTACTAGATTTGTGACTAATTTCCTCACATTGAGGTCCATTGTTATTCAGGAGGACAATTTGAAGCACATGTTTTCTCAAAAAGAGTGGTTGTCCTCCATTTGTAGTAAACGTCCTGATGCACAAGCTGTGAGGTCGTTGCTGTATTTAGATAGATTTTGGAAGTATGCACATGAAGCTGTAAGAATTTCTGAAccactaattaaaattttacgtATTGTTGATGGGGACATGCCTGCTATGGGCTATATATATGAAGGAATAGAGAGGGCAAAGGTAGAGGTCAAGGCATATTATAAGGGAAGTGAAGAGAACTACATGCCAATTTGGAATATAATTGATGAGAGATGGAATATGCAGCTTCACTCGTCCTTACATGCTGCAGCAGCTTTCCTTAACCCTTCCATTTTCTACAACCCATATTTTAAGATTGATTTAAGTATAAGGAATGGGTTTCAAGAAGCGATGTTAAAGATGGCTACAATGGATAGCGATAAAATGGAGATCACTAAAGAACATCCTATATACATCAATGCACAAGGTGCTCTTGGGACTGATTTTGCTATCATGGGAAGGACACTGAATGCCCCAGGTATGTGTAAGCTACAATTGCTATCAAACTATTCCTTGTATTGGTTAGAAAAGAATTGTACTTCTTTTATTACTAGCCAGACTGACATTAATTAGGGCTGCATTTCACTTGTCAGTAGACTTGTCCAATATTATGTGCTTAGTGATATAATAATCCTTCCAGCAAATAATAGTTTTCTTGTTGGTAAGAAAAGAATGTTACTGTTGACAGTAAGAACATAAGACTACAATAACATGTCAAACTAGCCTACTTATAATCTTTAAAATGCAAAATGTCATGCCTTCTACGAGAACTGATGGATCTCTCTGTCTTTCATCTTTGTTGAGAGAACACTATTCAGCATTGATATTTCAAGGTAATGGTTATCACTCGCTTGGTATTGCACACTCATGTACACACACTATCACGTtacaattttagttaaaattgtaaaatcctTTTTAAAACACGATTTCAAAAGGAGCATGTATAGAGTATGCAATAATGAGTGTATAATAagattttccctttcatttACTCCTAATTTGGCACCATGCAATTGTAGGTGATTGGTGGGCCGGATATGGTTATGAGATCCCAACGCTCCAGAGAGCTGCAATACGGATACTGAGCCAACCTTGCAGTTCCCATTGGTGTAGATGGAACTGGAGCACTTTTGAGAGCATGCATACCAAGACACGGAACAGAATGGAGCTGGAAAAATTCAATGATTTGGTTTTTGTGCACTGCAATCTTTGGTTACAAGCCGTCTGTCAAAATAGGGATGGAAAATGTAAACCCATTATATTTGACGAAATAGATGTTAGTTCTGAATGGCCCACTGAGTCGGAATCCTCAGCTCCACTTTTGGATGATTCATGGCTGGACAATATGCCCCTCGAATGCAGGGGTACCCCTTGAACTTGCGtagaaagttaaaaaagaaaaaagaaaaaaaagaaaggatataTATATTGGATCAATGATTGTATAATTTTGtcttattataataataataaaatgggGTAATTACATTTTCCTCTTTTGAGATTTGGAGAAATGACACTCCACCCTaaacttgaagggaaaaaatattttcctcttGACATTCGATTgaccaaattttgttaaattaatattaaaaatgttgtgcGCTAATCTGCCCATTGCTTTAAGGATGggtttcaaaattaaaattgattttaaattattttttaattaaagtgtattttaaaatatttagtgtGAATTttgcttatcattttttttttttgaacggGTTATAGAGAGATATGTTGTTGCAAGTGTTTTGATGcttgataaaattttgtgtttttattctaaatttattagttaACTTTTTACTAACCCATGATTAAACTTTTGTAAAgagattattataaaaatttagaatattttattactaatataatcAAAGGGGGAGCGTTAATTTCTTCAAACCTTAAGGGGGGAAgtattttttcccttcaagtcTGGGGTGAAGTATCATTTCCCCAAACTTCAAGAAAGGAAAGTGTAATTaccccaaatatatatatatatatatatatatatctaaaaactgaagcATAACATTCATTGTTGTTACGCTCTAGTTAAGCCACATTAGCATCCAAGACcttacccttttat
The sequence above is drawn from the Quercus lobata isolate SW786 chromosome 12, ValleyOak3.0 Primary Assembly, whole genome shotgun sequence genome and encodes:
- the LOC115972146 gene encoding uncharacterized protein LOC115972146 produces the protein MVRGRDACWEHCMLIDATRQKVRCNYCQREFSGGVYRMKFHLAQIKNKDIVPCTEVPADVRDHIQSILSTPKKHKTSKKRKVDQAAAANGQQNSSSGSGGFHPNHGSSGQNGSTCPSLLFPPPSPSGQPAVDDAQKQKQDVADKRIAVFFFHNSIPLSAAKSMYYQEMVNAIAECGVGYNAPSYEKLRSTLLEKVKGDIHDCYKKYRDEWKETGCTILCDSWSDGRTKSIIVFSVTCPKGTLFLKSVDVSGHEGDGSYLFELLECVLLEVGVENVVQVITNTPDSYFNAGRRLMGKYSSLFWSPCASYCIDKMLEDIAKQERVATVLEEAKSITRYIYSNAWALSMMRKFTGGRELFRPRITRFVTNFLTLRSIVIQEDNLKHMFSQKEWLSSICSKRPDAQAVRSLLYLDRFWKYAHEAVRISEPLIKILRIVDGDMPAMGYIYEGIERAKVEVKAYYKGSEENYMPIWNIIDERWNMQLHSSLHAAAAFLNPSIFYNPYFKIDLSIRNGFQEAMLKMATMDSDKMEITKEHPIYINAQGALGTDFAIMGRTLNAPGDWWAGYGYEIPTLQRAAIRILSQPCSSHWCRWNWSTFESMHTKTRNRMELEKFNDLVFVHCNLWLQAVCQNRDGKCKPIIFDEIDVSSEWPTESESSAPLLDDSWLDNMPLECRGTP